One window of the Eucalyptus grandis isolate ANBG69807.140 chromosome 8, ASM1654582v1, whole genome shotgun sequence genome contains the following:
- the LOC104417545 gene encoding TPD1 protein homolog 1 codes for MAAFSHRMAFPHGSSSPCTSRDISISQSRDSSSSGIPQFIVQIVNTCTMPRCSPSGIHLHCGWFASARVVNPRSFKRLSYDDCLVNGGEALKSSQVVRFTYSNSFMYPLAFKYAKFC; via the exons ATGGCAGCTTTCAGCCACAGAATGGCTTTTCCACATG GATCATCGTCGCCGTGCACAAGCAGAGACATAAGCATCTCGCAGAGCAGAGACTCGTCGTCCTCCGGGATACCCCAGTTCATAGTTCAGATCGTGAACACCTGCACCATGCCCCGCTGCTCGCCCTCGGGCATTCACCTGCACTGCGGCTGGTTCGCCTCGGCCAGGGTGGTGAACCCGAGGAGCTTCAAGAGGCTCTCCTACGACGACTGCCTCGTGAACGGGGGCGAGGCCTTGAAGTCCAGCCAGGTCGTCCGCTTCACGTACTCCAACTCCTTCATGTACCCTCTCGCCTTCAAGTATGCCAAGTTTTGCTGA
- the LOC104417544 gene encoding protein high chlorophyll fluorescent 107: protein MRLFSPAPTSAAASSHRSSLALYSPSPPANRSSFFFRPPSTRPCSSKKPPPPPPAALEIAGAGAAPLDEPPALAAAAAAPEKTIAIRRPVMDSPGEEDSVGGEADGDGVVVESDPKSSALDAGLSKFAEKMPIFEPERVESGSQEKRLPVNLDLALYRAKVLARSYKYVQAQEILERCISYWPEDGRSYVTLGKILCKQSRTTEARAVYEKGCQATQGENPYIWQCWAVLENRLGNVRRARELFDAATVADKRHVAAWHGWAVLELKQGNVKKARHLLAKGLKYCGGNEYIYQTLARLEVRSSRYEQSRYLFRQATKCNPKSCASWLAWAQMEMQLENNLAARLLFERAVQASPKNRFAWHVWGLFEANMGNIEKARKLLKIGHTLNPRDPVLLQSLALLEYKHSTANLARVLFRRASELDPKHQAVWIAWGWMEWKEGNISTARKLYQRALSINSTTESAARCLQAWGVLEQRIGNLSAARRLFRSSLNINSQSYITWMTWASLEEEQGNSVRSEEIRNLYFQQRTELVDDASWVTGFMDIIDPALDSIKRLLNLDQNSFKAIDPSKNLSGLNETSPDEQSSGSSDSLDGKEMASRSGFDLDAFVKEKLSLEPAELDIQMTSSKSSRQEVNRSPRRVWRSKGKAAKAMPQLIT, encoded by the exons ATGCGCCTCTTCTCTCCAGCTCCAACCTCCGCAGCAGCTTCTTCTCATCGCTCCAGCCTCGCTCTCTACTCCCCTTCGCCTCCCGCCAACCGCTCGAGCTTCTTCTTCAGGCCTCCTTCCACCCGGCCATGCTCTTCGAagaagccgccgccgccgccgcccgcggcCCTCGAGatcgccggcgccggcgccgctCCGCTGGACGAGCCCCCGgcgttggcggcggcggcggcggctccggAGAAGACGATCGCGATCCGCCGGCCCGTGATGGATTCTCCTGGCGAGGAGGACTCCGTCGGCGGTGAGGCGGATGGTGACGGCGTCGTCGTCGAGAGCGATCCGAAGTCGTCGGCGCTCGACGCTGGCCTGAGCAAGTTCGCGGAGAAGATGCCGATATTCGAGCCGGAGAGGGTGGAGTCCGGCTCGCAGGAGAAGCGGCTCCCGGTGAACCTGGACCTGGCCTTGTACAGGGCGAAGGTGCTGGCGAGGAGTTACAAGTACGTCCAAGCGCAGGAGATACTCGAGAGG TGCATATCCTACTGGCCCGAAGACGGTCGATCTTATGTGACATTGGGGAAGATATTGTGCAAGCAATCGAGAACGACCGAGGCAAGAGCAGTGTATGAGAAAGGTTGCCAAGCTACCCAAGGCGAAAATCCTTATATATGGCAG TGCTGGGCTGTATTGGAGAACAGGTTAGGCAATGTGAGGAGAGCGAGAGAATTGTTTGATGCGGCTACAGTTGCTGACAAGAGACATGTTGCTGCTTGGCATGGATGGGCAGTGTTGGAGCTTAAACAGGGAAATGTTAAGAAGGCAAGGCATCTGCTTGCTAAAGGTCTTAAATACTGTGGTGGCAACGAGTACATATACCAAACCCTTGCACGGTTGGAAGTGAGATCTAGCCGGTATGAACAATCTCGATATTTGTTCAGGCAGGCAACTAAATGTAATCCTAAAAGCTGTGCCAGTTGGCTT GCTTGGGCACAGATGGAGATGCAACTTGAAAACAACCTAGCTGCTAGATTATTATTTGAG aGAGCCGTCCAGGCAAGCCCTAAGAACAGGTTTGCGTGGCATGTTTGGGGACTTTTTGAAGCAAACATGGGGAACATTGAGAAGGCAAGGAAACTTCTGAAAATTGGTCATACGCTTAATCCAAGGGATCCTGTTCTCCTGCAATCACTTGCTTTATTGGAGTATAAGCACTCAACTGCAAATCTTGCTCGGGTGTTGTTCAGGAGAGCATCTGAATTGGATCCAAAGCatcaagcagtttggatt GCTTGGGGGTGGATGGAGTGGAAAGAAGGAAATATCTCCACTGCAAGGAAACTATACCAGAGAgcattgtcaattaattcaaCAACAGAAAGTGCTGCTCGATGTCTCCAG GCTTGGGGAGTTTTGGAGCAGAGGATTGGTAACCTATCAGCAGCTAGGAGATTATTTAGATCCTCCCTAAACATAAACTCCCAGAGTTACATCACGTGGATGACATGGGCATCTCTGGAAGAGGAGCAAGGAAATTCTGTTCGTTCTGAGGAGATTCGTAACTTGTACTTCCAGCAG CGAACTGAATTGGTCGACGATGCTTCTTGGGTCACGGGATTTATGGATATCATTGACCCTGCACTTGACAGCATCAAGAGATTGTTAAATTTGGACCAAAACTCATTCAAGGCAATAGATCCCTCGAAAAATTTATCGGGGCTTAATGAAACTagtcctgatgagcagtcaTCTGGCTCTTCTGATAGTCTTGATGGTAAGGAGATGGCAAGCAGGAGTGGGTTTGATTTGGATGCTTTTGTGAAGGAGAAGCTGTCGTTGGAACCCGCTGAGTTGGACATTCAGATGACATCATCTAAAAGTTCTCGACAAGAGGTAAACAGATCTCCAAGAAGAGTATGGAGATCTAAAGGAAAAGCAGCAAAAGCGATGCCCCAATTGATAACATAA
- the LOC104415231 gene encoding uncharacterized protein LOC104415231 isoform X1, protein MEICRDGNPREADREDPFLAFVERARSALTPEELDETGREAEGGAAGAAGPSWSWIVSRILRTCVAYSSGVTAAILLSDLSQAWNEQQRVFASKRRPECINLLQRNHRRAKLPNTVTIDSIYEKRFLSLSSVLEAVVVDAFVLPGTNVYMLTLGDFWSSNTIDLYLHRRYYDLVNPPNGILKKGREIFLTGCHLRTAAEGSGYPRLLPTEYLVILLDEDQDDDAILLGAQFCSDSFASISLDAVNRGVSYSLYARIEAIGPAEIQGSSSSLQRRKITLVDNDGSKLKFLLWGEQIILANLFSVGSMIALDRPYIANCIESALETAEELCLEYGSATQLYLVPFIQHEEQVYVALSQNRCQGSRLLAAVDPTQSQMVSQVTLPRDSQGSIDFTNYPFQSFVIDLRDKMTGISLYGVVTDAYKEVNTAGVIFSLCIEDTTGAVWARLHFSKSWSLKRLSCGHTIYISGLTCSMTKNKCLEVLWFENDGKASLVNLSSLPAMLNSSCLHRLSCISDLSSHSRSTQICKVWLDQIEHCQIDVRLSHVCCGHFVRKTPPGNLECSFCRCGCDSEVVSTFALRIVLADDTGKIFAWCTGQTASELLQITPDEFDRLPEDEQLIYPTSLENEKFVVAVVNCRRHGYGLSTSLSLESDTAQWEIIGALRHD, encoded by the exons atggAGATCTGTCGAGATGGAAATCCGCGGGAAGCAGATCGCGAGGATCCGTTCCTCGCGTTCGTCGAGCGGGCGCGGTCCGCGTTGACGCCGGAGGAGCTGGACGAGACCGGTCGCGAGGCGGAAGGCGGAGCAGCGGGGGCGGCCGGACCGAGCTGGAGCTGGATCGTGTCGAGGATTCTCAGGACCTGCGTCGCTTACTCCAGCGGCGTCACCGCGGCGATTCTGCTGTCCGATCTCTCTCAG GCGTGGAATGAGCAGCAAAGAGTCTTTGCGTCGAAGAGAAGGCCAGAATGCATCAACCTGCTGCAGAGGAATCATCGGAGGGCGAAGCTTCCGAACACGGTTACCATCGACTCGATCTACGAGAAGAGATTTCTGTCTCTGAGCAGCGTTTTGGAAGCTGTAGTTGTCGATGCTTTTGTGCTTCCAG GTACGAATGTCTACATGCTTACTTTGGGGGACTTTTGGAGCTCGAACACCATAGATCTTTATCTCCATCGTAG GTACTATGATTTGGTGAATCCTCCAAATGGGATTTTGAAGAAAGGGAGGGAGATATTCCTCACTGGATGCCATCTTAGAACTGCTGCTGAGGGATCTGGTTATCCACGACTTTTACCAACAGAGTACCTTGTGATACTTTTGGATGAG GACCAAGATGATGACGCTATTCTTCTGGGAGCTCAATTTTGTTCAGATTCTTTTGCTTCTATATCTCTTGATGCAGTGAACAGAGGAGTTTCTTATTCATTATATGCGAG GATCGAAGCTATTGGGCCAGCGGAAATTCAAGGAAGCTCAAGCAGTTTGCAAAGGAGAAAAATCACTCTTGTCGATAACGATGGTAGCAAGTTAAAGTTTCTCCTATGGGGTGAACAAATTATCCTTGCCAATCTTTTCAG CGTTGGAAGCATGATTGCGCTGGATAGGCCATATATTGCAAATTGCATCGAGAGTGCTCTCGAAACAGCAGAAGAACTGTGTCTTGAATATGGCAGTGCCACACAATTATATTTGGTGCCTTTCATCCAGCATGAGGAGCAA GTATATGTAGCATTGTCACAAAATCGGTGTCAAGGATCAAGATTGCTGGCTGCAGTAGATCCTACTCAGAGCCAAATGGTTTCTCAAGTAACCTTGCCACGTGATTCTCAGGGATCAATTGACTTCACTAATTATCCTTTTCAA TCATTTGTAATAGATCTTCGCGACAAGATGACCGGTATCAGCCTGTATGGGGTTGTTACAGACGCATATAAGGAAGTTAACACAGCAGGTGTCATCTTCTCACTGTGCATTGAGGACACAACTGGTGCTGTATGGGCAAGACTGCATTTTTCAAAGTCTTG GTCTTTAAAGAGATTAAGCTGTGGCCACACTATTTATATTTCCGGGTTGACGTGCTCAATGACCAAAAATAAGTG CCTTGAAGTGTTATGGTTTGAGAATGATGGCAAAGCTTCCCTTGTCAATCTTAGCTCCTTGCCAGCAATGCTGAACTCCTCTTGCCTCCATAGATTATCATGCATTTCCGATCTATCTAGCCATAGTAGATCCACACAG ATTTGTAAGGTCTGGCTGGACCAGATTGAACACTGTCAAATTGATGTAAGGCTTTCACATGTCTGTTGCGGCCATTTCGTGAGAAAGACCCCTCCCGGGAACCTCGAATGCAGCTTCTGCCGCTGCGGGTGTGATTCCGAGGTTGTCAGCACATTTGCCTTGAGAATAGTTTTGGCAGATGACACGGGGAAAATCTTCGCATGGTGTACCGGTCAAACAGCTTCAGAGTTGCTACAGATAACTCCTGATGAGTTCGACAGGCTCCCTGAG GACGAACAGTTGATATATCCTACGTCGCTCGAGAATGAGAAGTTCGTAGTTGCCGTAGTGAATTGTCGAAGACACGGTTATGGATTGAGCACTAGCCTTTCTCTCGAATCCGACACCGCTCAGTGGGAGATAATCGGGGCGTTGAGGCACGACTGA
- the LOC104415231 gene encoding uncharacterized protein LOC104415231 isoform X2: MHQPAAEESSEGEASEHGYHRLDLREEISVSEQRFGSCSCRCFCASRYECLHAYFGGLLELEHHRSLSPSYYDLVNPPNGILKKGREIFLTGCHLRTAAEGSGYPRLLPTEYLVILLDEDQDDDAILLGAQFCSDSFASISLDAVNRGVSYSLYARIEAIGPAEIQGSSSSLQRRKITLVDNDGSKLKFLLWGEQIILANLFSVGSMIALDRPYIANCIESALETAEELCLEYGSATQLYLVPFIQHEEQVYVALSQNRCQGSRLLAAVDPTQSQMVSQVTLPRDSQGSIDFTNYPFQSFVIDLRDKMTGISLYGVVTDAYKEVNTAGVIFSLCIEDTTGAVWARLHFSKSWSLKRLSCGHTIYISGLTCSMTKNKCLEVLWFENDGKASLVNLSSLPAMLNSSCLHRLSCISDLSSHSRSTQICKVWLDQIEHCQIDVRLSHVCCGHFVRKTPPGNLECSFCRCGCDSEVVSTFALRIVLADDTGKIFAWCTGQTASELLQITPDEFDRLPEDEQLIYPTSLENEKFVVAVVNCRRHGYGLSTSLSLESDTAQWEIIGALRHD; the protein is encoded by the exons ATGCATCAACCTGCTGCAGAGGAATCATCGGAGGGCGAAGCTTCCGAACACGGTTACCATCGACTCGATCTACGAGAAGAGATTTCTGTCTCTGAGCAGCGTTTTGGAAGCTGTAGTTGTCGATGCTTTTGTGCTTCCAG GTACGAATGTCTACATGCTTACTTTGGGGGACTTTTGGAGCTCGAACACCATAGATCTTTATCTCCATC GTACTATGATTTGGTGAATCCTCCAAATGGGATTTTGAAGAAAGGGAGGGAGATATTCCTCACTGGATGCCATCTTAGAACTGCTGCTGAGGGATCTGGTTATCCACGACTTTTACCAACAGAGTACCTTGTGATACTTTTGGATGAG GACCAAGATGATGACGCTATTCTTCTGGGAGCTCAATTTTGTTCAGATTCTTTTGCTTCTATATCTCTTGATGCAGTGAACAGAGGAGTTTCTTATTCATTATATGCGAG GATCGAAGCTATTGGGCCAGCGGAAATTCAAGGAAGCTCAAGCAGTTTGCAAAGGAGAAAAATCACTCTTGTCGATAACGATGGTAGCAAGTTAAAGTTTCTCCTATGGGGTGAACAAATTATCCTTGCCAATCTTTTCAG CGTTGGAAGCATGATTGCGCTGGATAGGCCATATATTGCAAATTGCATCGAGAGTGCTCTCGAAACAGCAGAAGAACTGTGTCTTGAATATGGCAGTGCCACACAATTATATTTGGTGCCTTTCATCCAGCATGAGGAGCAA GTATATGTAGCATTGTCACAAAATCGGTGTCAAGGATCAAGATTGCTGGCTGCAGTAGATCCTACTCAGAGCCAAATGGTTTCTCAAGTAACCTTGCCACGTGATTCTCAGGGATCAATTGACTTCACTAATTATCCTTTTCAA TCATTTGTAATAGATCTTCGCGACAAGATGACCGGTATCAGCCTGTATGGGGTTGTTACAGACGCATATAAGGAAGTTAACACAGCAGGTGTCATCTTCTCACTGTGCATTGAGGACACAACTGGTGCTGTATGGGCAAGACTGCATTTTTCAAAGTCTTG GTCTTTAAAGAGATTAAGCTGTGGCCACACTATTTATATTTCCGGGTTGACGTGCTCAATGACCAAAAATAAGTG CCTTGAAGTGTTATGGTTTGAGAATGATGGCAAAGCTTCCCTTGTCAATCTTAGCTCCTTGCCAGCAATGCTGAACTCCTCTTGCCTCCATAGATTATCATGCATTTCCGATCTATCTAGCCATAGTAGATCCACACAG ATTTGTAAGGTCTGGCTGGACCAGATTGAACACTGTCAAATTGATGTAAGGCTTTCACATGTCTGTTGCGGCCATTTCGTGAGAAAGACCCCTCCCGGGAACCTCGAATGCAGCTTCTGCCGCTGCGGGTGTGATTCCGAGGTTGTCAGCACATTTGCCTTGAGAATAGTTTTGGCAGATGACACGGGGAAAATCTTCGCATGGTGTACCGGTCAAACAGCTTCAGAGTTGCTACAGATAACTCCTGATGAGTTCGACAGGCTCCCTGAG GACGAACAGTTGATATATCCTACGTCGCTCGAGAATGAGAAGTTCGTAGTTGCCGTAGTGAATTGTCGAAGACACGGTTATGGATTGAGCACTAGCCTTTCTCTCGAATCCGACACCGCTCAGTGGGAGATAATCGGGGCGTTGAGGCACGACTGA
- the LOC104415233 gene encoding dirigent protein 11, whose translation MATPLNPTSNFFFFIFTVTLLYVAYTIPRHQPRETNLVFYVHGYLTGHDASAVAVAGRAGPESSILHFGTVLVVDDPVTEGPTIESREIGRAQGMYVNSQLDGKGLHLVFSVIFTDGEHEGSTLEIQGADLFSMAEREFGVVSGTGKFRFVKGYGVMVTEFMDIANLRAVLKLNVTVKHY comes from the coding sequence ATGGCCACTCCTCTCAATCCCACctccaacttcttcttcttcatcttcacggTCACCCTGCTCTACGTGGCCTACACGATCCCTAGGCACCAGCCGAGAGAGACCAACCTGGTCTTCTACGTGCACGGCTACTTGACCGGACATGACGCGTCCGCCGTGGCCGTGGCAGGGAGGGCCGGGCCGGAGTCAAGCATCCTGCACTTCGGGACGGTCCTGGTGGTCGACGACCCGGTGACCGAGGGGCCAACCATCGAGTCGAGGGAGATTGGGAGAGCGCAGGGGATGTACGTGAATTCGCAGCTGGACGGCAAGGGGCTGCACCTGGTGTTCTCGGTGATCTTCACCGATGGGGAGCACGAGGGGAGCACGCTGGAGATCCAAGGTGCCGATCTGTTCTCGATGGCGGAGCGCGAGTTCGGCGTCGTCTCAGGGACCGGCAAGTTCAGGTTCGTGAAGGGGTATGGGGTCATGGTCACTGAGTTCATGGACATTGCCAACTTGAGAGCTGTGCTCAAGCTCAATGTAACAGTCAAGCACTACTGA